The DNA sequence GTGAAATGGCTGCATTATTACATGATGTTGCAGATGAAAAATTTAATGAAAACGAGGAAGCAGGAATAAACAGAGTGAAAGAGTGGCTATTGGATTTACATATAGAAGAAGAATTAATACGAGAAATAATGAATTGTATATCAACGGTGTCATATAAAGGGGGCAACAATAAAGCTCCTACATCACTTGAAGGGAAGATAGTACAAGATGCAGATCGTTTAGATGCAATCGGTGCTATTGGTGTGGCAAGGTGTTTTATGTATGCGGGGGCAACAAAAGGGAAGATGCATGACCCTGAAATGAAGCCAAGGGAGAGTATGACTAAAGAGGAGTATCGAAAGAAGGAAGGTACTGCGATTAACCATTTTTATGAAAAGCTATTAAAATTGAAGAAATTGATGAATACAAGCAGTGGAAAAAAATTAGCAGATGAACGCCATGAATATATGAATACGTTTTTAGAACAATTTTTTCAAGAATGGGAAGGAAAAAGATAAAAAGCATTAGGAGGAACTGAAAAGGTCGATTTTTAAGGGCACTGAAAAAGTGGCGTTCTTTCACTTCTTCAGTGCCTTAAGCAATGAAGCGTAGTCGTTGCAATCTTTCAAAAGACTACTATGAGTGGGTTTCTCATAGTAGTCGCGCAACGAACGAAGCCATTGCCTTGAATTTGTGGGTAACGAAAAAGTTGCTCTGTACTTTTTCAGTCCGCCCTAAAGAGCTATCAAAATTACTTTAAGAGATAAAGCTTCATTCCATCGTTTTATGTTTTTCTCATTAAAAACGCTTTGCACCTAAGTATCTATTCTTCCAATACGATTCATCTAAATGAGAGATTGTGACTCCCGTTGAAGTACCTGTATGAAGAAATGCACCATTTCCTAAGTAAATCCCTGCGTGTGATGGCCCCTTTTTATACGTTTCAAAGAAAACTAAGTCTCCTCTTGAAGGCTCTGAAACGGAAGAAGAGGCATTCCATATATCGACAATACTTCTAGGAAGGGACAGCCCTTCTTGTTTAAATACATAAAGCAAAAAACCGCTGCAATCAAATCCTGATGGGGAAGTCCCACCCCAGAGATACGGAGTTCCAATAAGCTGCTCTCCACGGGCAATAATATTCTCCATAGAATTACTTGATTTTTCAATAGTTTCTTTACTGTTGTTTTCGTTTTTTGTCGATTCTACCTGACTCTTTTCTAGATTATCTGCAATTTTCTTTAAGTCGCTTGACTTAAGAAAGTCGAAAACTTGATCGCCAGCTAACCCATCAACCATTAAGTCATTGTCTCTTTGAAGCATTCTAACAGCTTGTTGTGTATTGCTACCGTAAATGCCATCAATAGTCCCGTTATAATATCCTGCTTTATTTAATAATTCCTGTAGTTCTTTAATATCTTCATGCTCATCTCCATATTGAAAATAGCTAGGAGTAATGTCATCATCATCTTTCATGCCATGTGTAGTTGCTTTTGTATACACTTTGTTCTCATTATCATCTTGGTTTGGATAATATATCGTATTTAAATCTTCTCCAGTTTCTTCATCAGAAATATCTCTAGTGACAATCTGTTTTATTCCAACTAAGTAAATAATCGTTTCATGATCAACTTTTCCTGTTATGTTTAAACCATGCTCTTTTTGATATCGCTCAACCGCTTTCTCCGTCTTTTCCCCATATAATCCATCTATCTCTTGAACGTAGTAGCCAATTTCACTCAGGTGCTCTTGAATAATTTTTACTTTTGGACCATGATCTCCTATTGATAAAACGGTATCAACTGGCCAAACATTTTTGTTCGTGTCCGTCTTAATTTCAAATTCTTCATTGGCTAACTGGTTGATAATGAGCCGTAGTGATTTTTCAGTAGGGACATTTTTTGCTTTCACTGCACTCGTCCTCTCAGCTAGAGAGGAAGTTGTTAAAAAGTTTTGATTTTTTGATTGGTCAAATAAATTGTTATTTAATGTATTAGAATGTTGAAACACTGGTAATGATTGTGCATATGGCGATTGGACATCAATTTGTGCAGAAGAGGAGAGAGGTTGTGGAAAGGCCACTAGTTTTTCATCATGTTCGACATTACTCTCGTTTGGCATACTAGTAATAATAGGCGCTAAAGCAGCTCCAGCTACAACGGATGAAAATAAAATAGTACCTTTATGATCTCTCAACCGGAACCTAGACATAAATCTGAACCTCCCATTCTTTCTTACATACAAAGAATTAAATTTAGTAGTGTGTTAATACATCTACCTTTGACCATAGTATGTATCACCGATATCGATTAGAACATGAATCAATTATAAGATTGGAAACATGGAAAAAGGGAACAATATTCACAAATAGAAGACATGCTATTTTTACTATTTTTTTAAAATAAGCCTTATTCATTTTTATGAGAAGGGTATTATGCTAACGTTATAGATAGCGTTTATAAAATATATATGGGGGAAAGGATGAGTAAAATGAGATTAGTTGACAAGAAGGTATTAACAGTAGTTGATGATGAATTTGAGGATTTAGAACTGTTATATCCCCATTATCGTATGCAGGAAGAAGGGGCAGTTTGCCACATTGCAGGAAAAGAAGCTAAAAAATATATAGGTAAGTACGGTGTTCCTGTACAAGCACATTATCGTTTTGAGGATATAAATATCGAAGAATATGATGCCATACTTATTCCTGGGGGATGGGCGCCAGATAAACTACGGCGTTATGAAGAAGTGTTAAAAATGGTGAAATATATGGATGAACAAAAACGGGTGATAGGTCAAATCTGTCATGCTGGTTGGGTTCTCATTTCTGCAAATATTTTAAAGGGAAAAAACGTTACAAGTACTCCCGGGATAAAAGATGATATGCAAAATGCTGGTGCAATTTGGCATGATAAAGAAGTGGTTGCAGATGGGCACATTATTTCGAGTCGTAGACCACCCGATTTACCTGCTTACGGTAAATTACTTGCTGACACGATTGTACATTTGTCAAAATAATAATAATCAAATAAGTATCCCAAAGGCTATGTAAATTTGGGATACTTAATATGTATATATGCACCATAATTGGAGGTAGCGATCTATGAATGAGAATGACGATTATATATGGGTGCAAAAAATAAAACATACAGATTTTAACTTAAGGGAAAAAAATCCACATGTATTAAATCATGCATTACAACAATATTTGTCTTTTTATCATTTTCAGATTGAATTAATAGATGAGTACCGTTGTGGGTTTGAAAAAGTAAATGAGAAAAAACTATTTATACAGTTTTTTTTAAGGCAGCAAGCTAAAGGGGTAGTATATTTAGTTCACGGATATTTAGATCATAGTGGTGGTTTGAGTAAAACAGTGAATACATTATTACAGAACAATTATCAAGTTGTCGTTTTAGACTTACCAGGTCACGGATTTTCTAATGGTGAGAAGGGAATGATTACAAGTTTCGAACATTATGTGGATGCAGTTGAGGTTGGCTACAAAATGATTAAAAGGTATCTTGCTGATGATCGAGTGTACGCATTAGGTCACAGTACTGGTGCAGCTATATTATTTCACGCACTGGCAGAAGAAAAAATTGAAACGGAAGGATTACTTTTAGTTGCACCGTTATATCTTCCGTTTCAATGGAGTTTACTAAAGAGGTTGTTATTTTTTTCAGGTAAACTCTTTCCTCAGAAAAAACGTGGCTTTAAGAGAAATTCAAACGATGTCATGTATCGCCAATTTGTTAAGCATGATCCATTGCAAGTCAAAGTTTTAAAGGCACAATGGATTGAAGCTTTAAGTGAATGGCAAATGCAATTTACAGATTGCCCACTAGTCGATCGTCCAGTATATATATTACAAGGAACAAAAGATACTACGGTTGATTGGAGGAAAAATATTCGTTTTTATCAAACGAAGTGTAAAGACTTTCAAGTAGCGTTATTTCATCGTGCTAGACATCAACTGCTAAATGAGCATCGGGAAATTCGCCTACATGTATATCGTCAACTCAATTCATTTCTGGATTCATTGCACAATGCTTAACATGAATGGAGAATACTGCAACAATAAAGAGCATAAAAATTCCACTTACTAGAAACGGTTTCCCAAAGGCTTCAGCCATCGTTCCTGCGAAAATAGAGCCGAAAACGACTCCAAGTGAGAATGCACCATAAAAAAGACCGAAAGCTTTCCCACGATCATGGTTGCTTGAAATATCGACAACGATACGATTCATAGATGGGAATACAAATGCAAAGCCAATACCGTATATGACCATAGTAATAGAAATAAAAATAATACTATCTAGAAAGCTTAAGCTAATGAGGGCAAAACTTATAAGCAGTAAGCCTGTACGGATAAATGATTGCGGCTTGAAAATATCAAATGAACGGTTAATTGGTGTCAAAAATATTATTAATGCTACAATGCCAAATGTACTGAGTAATATACCTGTGACTGTTGAACTTAAGGAAAGTGATTGAACCTTTAACGGAAGAGCATATGTGAGAATCCCCATACTACACATTAAAGCAAAAGCCCCTATCATTGCTTGTATCATAAAAGAGTTCTTTATTAAAACAATGAAGTCAGCTAGTTCTACTTTCTTATGCTGCCTTGGATCTTTATGAAAAGACTCCTTTAACCATAGACTCACTACTATTACTGTAATTAGAAAAATAACACCTACAAAAATGAATACAGCCGACACAGAAAGCCGACTTGAAATAATCCCCCCCAGTGCTGGACCAACAATTGCAGCGGTACCAATACATCCTCCTGAAAAGGCCATTGCCTTACCCCTATTTTTCGATGGAGCTAAGTCCCCTAAATAAGCAAAGGCTGCTGGGATTAATGCTCCTCCTGCAAGCCCATGAATAAACCTGACTAGTAAAAGTTGATTGCCAGAGGTTACGAACGGATATAGAAATAATATGAAGGTAACAGCAATCATACCGATTAATAATATTTTTTTCCGTCCATATCGATCAATCCAGTGACCACTTATTGCGTTGCCAATCATATTAGAGAAAGAATATATAGCGATAATCATGCCAGATAAAAAACTTGATGCTCCCAATTCTTTAGCAAAAGGTGAGATGATTGGAAGTTGGATAAATGTATCTAAAAATGCTACGATGATGATGGAATATAAAAAGACTAGCATAAACCTTCCTCCTTCTTAGATTAATATA is a window from the Evansella cellulosilytica DSM 2522 genome containing:
- a CDS encoding peptidoglycan-binding protein, with protein sequence MSRFRLRDHKGTILFSSVVAGAALAPIITSMPNESNVEHDEKLVAFPQPLSSSAQIDVQSPYAQSLPVFQHSNTLNNNLFDQSKNQNFLTTSSLAERTSAVKAKNVPTEKSLRLIINQLANEEFEIKTDTNKNVWPVDTVLSIGDHGPKVKIIQEHLSEIGYYVQEIDGLYGEKTEKAVERYQKEHGLNITGKVDHETIIYLVGIKQIVTRDISDEETGEDLNTIYYPNQDDNENKVYTKATTHGMKDDDDITPSYFQYGDEHEDIKELQELLNKAGYYNGTIDGIYGSNTQQAVRMLQRDNDLMVDGLAGDQVFDFLKSSDLKKIADNLEKSQVESTKNENNSKETIEKSSNSMENIIARGEQLIGTPYLWGGTSPSGFDCSGFLLYVFKQEGLSLPRSIVDIWNASSSVSEPSRGDLVFFETYKKGPSHAGIYLGNGAFLHTGTSTGVTISHLDESYWKNRYLGAKRF
- a CDS encoding alpha/beta fold hydrolase translates to MNENDDYIWVQKIKHTDFNLREKNPHVLNHALQQYLSFYHFQIELIDEYRCGFEKVNEKKLFIQFFLRQQAKGVVYLVHGYLDHSGGLSKTVNTLLQNNYQVVVLDLPGHGFSNGEKGMITSFEHYVDAVEVGYKMIKRYLADDRVYALGHSTGAAILFHALAEEKIETEGLLLVAPLYLPFQWSLLKRLLFFSGKLFPQKKRGFKRNSNDVMYRQFVKHDPLQVKVLKAQWIEALSEWQMQFTDCPLVDRPVYILQGTKDTTVDWRKNIRFYQTKCKDFQVALFHRARHQLLNEHREIRLHVYRQLNSFLDSLHNA
- a CDS encoding type 1 glutamine amidotransferase domain-containing protein, translating into MRLVDKKVLTVVDDEFEDLELLYPHYRMQEEGAVCHIAGKEAKKYIGKYGVPVQAHYRFEDINIEEYDAILIPGGWAPDKLRRYEEVLKMVKYMDEQKRVIGQICHAGWVLISANILKGKNVTSTPGIKDDMQNAGAIWHDKEVVADGHIISSRRPPDLPAYGKLLADTIVHLSK
- a CDS encoding MFS transporter, with product MLVFLYSIIIVAFLDTFIQLPIISPFAKELGASSFLSGMIIAIYSFSNMIGNAISGHWIDRYGRKKILLIGMIAVTFILFLYPFVTSGNQLLLVRFIHGLAGGALIPAAFAYLGDLAPSKNRGKAMAFSGGCIGTAAIVGPALGGIISSRLSVSAVFIFVGVIFLITVIVVSLWLKESFHKDPRQHKKVELADFIVLIKNSFMIQAMIGAFALMCSMGILTYALPLKVQSLSLSSTVTGILLSTFGIVALIIFLTPINRSFDIFKPQSFIRTGLLLISFALISLSFLDSIIFISITMVIYGIGFAFVFPSMNRIVVDISSNHDRGKAFGLFYGAFSLGVVFGSIFAGTMAEAFGKPFLVSGIFMLFIVAVFSIHVKHCAMNPEMN
- a CDS encoding HD domain-containing protein, whose protein sequence is MNESISRTEKMVKEVFRDDSTGHDWFHTERVRNVAVQLAEMEGGNAFVCEMAALLHDVADEKFNENEEAGINRVKEWLLDLHIEEELIREIMNCISTVSYKGGNNKAPTSLEGKIVQDADRLDAIGAIGVARCFMYAGATKGKMHDPEMKPRESMTKEEYRKKEGTAINHFYEKLLKLKKLMNTSSGKKLADERHEYMNTFLEQFFQEWEGKR